In one Aeromicrobium erythreum genomic region, the following are encoded:
- the pyrH gene encoding UMP kinase, which yields MLLKLSGEVFGGGKIGIDPDVVNGIARQVAQAVREGAQVAIVVGGGNFFRGAELSQRGMERSRADYIGMLGTVMNSLALQDFIEKQGIDTRVQSAITMGQVAEPYIPRRAMRHLEKGRVVIFGAGAGMPYFSTDTVAAQRALEIKADAVLMSKSGVDGVYSADPRTDASARRFDDLTFAEALRLGLKVVDAAAFALCMENNLPMIVFGMEGEGNIARVLQGERIGTLVHGDAGPHIGTTTGDAP from the coding sequence GTGCTGCTCAAGCTGTCCGGCGAGGTGTTCGGCGGCGGCAAGATCGGCATCGACCCCGACGTCGTCAACGGCATCGCCCGCCAGGTCGCCCAGGCGGTCCGCGAGGGCGCGCAGGTGGCGATCGTCGTCGGCGGCGGCAACTTCTTCCGCGGCGCCGAGCTGAGCCAGCGGGGCATGGAGCGTTCGCGGGCCGACTACATCGGCATGCTCGGCACCGTCATGAACAGCCTCGCCCTGCAGGACTTCATCGAGAAGCAGGGCATCGACACCCGCGTGCAGTCGGCCATCACCATGGGCCAGGTCGCGGAGCCCTACATCCCGCGCCGGGCCATGCGGCACCTCGAGAAGGGGCGCGTCGTCATCTTCGGCGCGGGCGCGGGCATGCCCTACTTCAGCACCGACACCGTGGCCGCCCAGCGCGCCCTGGAGATCAAGGCCGACGCGGTGCTCATGAGCAAGAGCGGCGTCGACGGGGTGTACTCCGCCGACCCGCGCACCGACGCCTCCGCGCGCCGCTTCGACGACCTCACCTTCGCGGAGGCCCTGCGCCTCGGCCTGAAGGTCGTCGACGCCGCCGCGTTCGCGCTCTGCATGGAGAACAACCTGCCGATGATCGTCTTCGGCATGGAGGGCGAGGGCAACATCGCCCGCGTGCTCCAGGGTGAGAGGATCGGGACGCTGGTCCACGGCGACGCAGGACCACACATCGGGACGACGACAGGAGACGCACCGTGA
- the frr gene encoding ribosome recycling factor: MDQTLREAGTKMDKAVEHTQEEFAAIRTGRAHPAMFSQITADYYGTPTPLQQLAGFQVPEPRTVIISPYDQGAKGAIERAIRDSDLGVNPSDDGKVLRVTLPELTEERRREYIKLARSKAEEGRVAVRGVRRNAKQTLDKAEKDSEISQDDNVGAEKRLDALTKQHVEQIDELLKNKEAELLEV; this comes from the coding sequence ATCGACCAGACCCTGCGCGAGGCCGGCACCAAGATGGACAAGGCCGTCGAGCACACCCAGGAGGAGTTCGCGGCCATCCGGACCGGTCGTGCGCACCCGGCGATGTTCTCCCAGATCACGGCCGACTACTACGGCACGCCGACGCCCCTGCAGCAGCTGGCCGGCTTCCAGGTGCCCGAGCCGCGCACCGTCATCATCAGCCCGTACGACCAGGGCGCGAAGGGTGCGATCGAGCGGGCCATCCGCGACTCCGACCTCGGCGTCAACCCCTCCGACGACGGCAAGGTGCTGCGCGTGACGCTGCCCGAGCTCACCGAGGAGCGTCGTCGCGAGTACATCAAGCTCGCCCGCTCCAAGGCCGAGGAGGGACGCGTGGCCGTCCGCGGCGTGCGACGCAACGCGAAGCAGACCCTCGACAAGGCCGAGAAGGACTCCGAGATCAGCCAGGACGACAACGTGGGCGCCGAGAAGCGCCTCGACGCCCTGACGAAGCAGCACGTCGAGCAGATCGACGAGCTGCTGAAGAACAAGGAAGCGGAGCTCCTTGAGGTCTGA